The nucleotide window ATCTCGTATTCAGCAGTTTTCAAATTTCATTAGCGTATTATCCGAACATGCCAGGTAAGGGCGTAAATATATTTAGAGGCAACGCACTAGAATCTAATGATTTTGGTTTTCAAGAATTTAATCTGGGCAAACCATTAACAGTCAATTACAATTAATCGAGGAAGGCAATATTGCGCTTAAGACCGCTAAATTTGGTTCGCTTTACGGCAGAATTTTTAAATACTTTTTTAAATGTTTCTTCTGTTAACTCTTGCCAATCTGTTTTAGTCATTTCTAACAACTCAGTATGAGGGCTAAAACTGTCCTCAGTATGAGGAGTAGAAAATCTATTCCAAGGACAAACTTCTTGACAAATATCACAGCCAAACATCCAATTTTCAAAACTTCCTTTGTATTGAGTAGGTATGCTGTCCTTCAATTCAATTGTAAAATAAGAAATACATTTACTGCCATCTACAACATAGGGTTGAATAATGGCCTCAGTCGGGCAGGCATCAATACATGCAGTGCAGGTTCCACAATGATCGGTAGTAGGGCCATCGTAGAGTAATTCCATATCTACTATTAATTCAGCAATGAAAAAATAGGATCCAACTTTTCGTGATAGCAAATTGCTGTTTTTTCCGATCCATCCCAAACCACTTTTAGCAGCCCAAGCTTTATCCATCACTGGTGCCGAATCTACAAATACTCGGCCATCGATATCACCAATATTATCTCGGATATATTCTAACAAACTTTTTAATTTGTTCTTTATAACAAAGTGGTAATCTTCCCCATATGCATATTTACTAATTTTTGGTGCCTCAGGATCGGTTTGTTCTTTTTCTGTGTAGTAATTAAGAAGTAATGAAATTACCGACTTGGCGCCCGGTACAAGTAAGGCGGGGTTAAGCCTTTTGTCAAAATGGTTTTCCATATAACCCATTTTTCCATGCATCCCTTTTTTAAGCCAGTTCTCGAGTATAGGAGCCTCTTTTTCCAAAAATTCTGCCTTACTAATACCACAGGACAAAAAGCCAAGTCTTTTAGCTTCCAATTTGATAAGCTGTGTAAAGTTTTCCTTATTATTCACAAAGCCAATCTACGAGGAAATTATAAAACAAAAAAGCCGACCTAGAAGTCAGCTTTTATGTAAGGATTAAGATCAATCCACATCCGGATTCATGGCGGAAAATACGCCATTTGGGTTTTTCTTTCCAACCCATGCATGCAGAGTCCAAAATGGCCCTACAATTGCCCAAACGTCTGTATCTCCTATAAAACCTTCTGGAGGAGTTGATGGGTCATCCATTAATTCCATTAAGACTAAGTATTCCACTCCCACAAATTCCATCTTTCCATCATCACCAGGGATGTATAATAAGGCTTCAGGTTCTAATAAGTTAAACTCCCCATCGATTTTATCCCAATTTGCAAAATGGTGCCCCATATTAGATACATAACCAGTTAAATCTTCATCCCAGCCTTGTGCCAATGCTACTTGATGATTCTTAAAACGAGTCATTTTTTGTGTAAGCAAAGTAACCTGTTCTTCCCAGTTATTCATAGCTTTTAAAGCAGTTGATTCTGAAGTTGAAATTACAGCATTTGGTTCATTAATCCCATCAATAGATTCGTTGGGACTACATGAGACGACTAAAAAGATAAATGCTAAAAAAATTGTCAATAGGTTGAATGGGTAGATAATTGGGATTCTTTGTAAAGATTGGCTCATCTTTTTCATGATTAATAAGAATTTTAATTAGACTAGATTGTTGCTATTAATCAATAAACCTAAAACCTCTTGTGGTCAGGAAGCTATCAGGAAGAATTTAAGGATTTACTTTTTAAAGGTATTTGAAATAAAAGATCCGAAATGATAAAATTTGGTCAATAATTGGTAATATTTATTCAATTACTATCAAATCTTAATTCAATATGACTTACAAACACCTGTAAATCAGATTATAGATTTTAGTAAAATATAATTATCAATGAAAAAGAATAAGATTATTTTAAAAATTCAGATGGGCTTATTCCAAATTTTTTAGTGAAACATTTTGAAAAATAAGAAGGGCTATTAAAACCATGTTTAAAGGCAATTTCTGTTACTGTCCCTTCCCTCTTTAACAAACTTAACTTTGATTGGTTTAACAGGAAATCTTGAATAACAATGTTCGGTGATTTGTGGAAGATAGACACCATTTTTCTGTAAAAACTTGATTGACTCATACCTGTAGTTTCCATCAATCCTTTTAAATCTGTGTTAAATGGTTTACCATCATTGTGTATTGCATTGGAAAGTTGAACAATGAAATGTTCCTCTTGGTCACTTAGTATAATTATATTATTTGTTTCTAATTCTTCGGACATACCAGTATTTGCTGTATGGGAAAGAGCTATATAACCTGGATCTACAAGCTGACCCATCAGTGGTAAAGCATCAAGGGTTTTACCAAAAAAATTAGGATGGTTGTCGACAGGATTTCCGGCATGTATAACAAATTTCATCTGAAGCAGGTCCTTTAAACTATCAAACTTTCTGAATAAAGTTTTTGCAGATTGAATTGCACTTGTGGTAGTTAAAAAAGAACCCAAGTAGTTCCATTTTTGCCATTCTGCAGGGCAACCACTGTTGAATGTTACTATCTCCGTAAAAGCCCCTCTAATTTCATTTAAAAGTGAATCAGTTTCAGCCTTCCCAAATGATTTAGATAATTGAACTGAATCTATAATGGCCATCTTCAAAATAACCCTATGAGCAGGATCATGAAATACCTTTATTTTGGAATCTACCATATAATCTGCAATGATGGGGTCATGGAGTCTACCAAGGAAAATCTTTACAACTCGTTTATCAACTTCGATAATTTCGTCTGGCAATTGGGAATGTGCATGATTATGCAAAGCGATTACACTCTCCTTTGATGGAGCTTCAATTAAACAATAGGCACTGCCTTTATTTTCATCCACCCAATATGTAAGACAACGACATTGAAACTTGTCCTGGTATTTCAAGTCTAATTGATGGGCTAGTGCAACATCTTCAGAGGTTAAACCTTGCCCAATATGAAGATCCATATAAATTGGCATAACTTAAAATAGTTATTAATACCTAAATTTACATAATGAATTGCTTGGTGGATTGTAATATTTAGTCAATCGCATGAATTATTTAGTCACATCATAGGTGACCTTAGAAAAGGTTTTGTTGATTGCCTTTTGAAATTTTGCCCAAATGTTTATATGCCAATTCCGTTACTTCTCTTCCTCTAGGGGTACGGATAATGAAACCTTGTTGAATTAGAAAAGGCTCATAAACTTCTTCCAAGGTTTCGGCACTTTCACTTACAGCAGTTGCCAAAGTAGATATACCTACAGGACCTCCTTTAAACTTATCAATTATAGTGGTAAGAATTTTATTGTCCATTTCATCTAGACCATGAGTGTCTACGTTCAATGCCTTGAGGGCGTATCTAGAAATTTCTATATCGATTGAACCATTACTCTTTATTTGTGCAAAATCCCTTACCCTTCTTAAAAGGGCATTTGCAATACGCGGGGTACCTCTACTTCTGCCCGCAATTTCAATCGCCGCTTCCATAGAAATAGGAACATTAAGAATTCCAGCACTTCTTTGAACAATTGTTGTGAGTAATTCAGTCGTATAATATTCTAACCGGCTAGATATGCCAAAACGAGCTCTCATCGGAGCTGTGAGAAGACCAGATCTTGTGGTAGCCCCTACCAAAGTGAAGGGATTCAAATTGATTTGAACTGTCCTTGCATTTGGACCAGATTCAATCATGATGTCAATCTTATAATCTTCCATGGCAGAATAAAGATATTCTTCCACAATGGGGCTTAATCTATGAATTTCATCTATGAATAAAACATCTCTTTCTTCCAAGTTTGTTAAAAGGCCCGCTAAATCACCAGGTTTGTCCAAAACAGGACCTGAGGTCACCTTGATGCCAACCTCTAATTCACTTGCCAAAATGTGGGCCAAGGTAGTTTTACCCAATCCAGGAGGACCATGGAATAGAGTATGGTCTAAAGCTTCATTTCGGAGATTGGCCGCCTTAACAAATATTTGAAGATTAGCCAAAACCTGATCTTGACCCGAAAAATCTTCAAAGGATAGGGGTCTAAGTTTACGTTCAACGTCCAGTTCCTCAGGTGAGAAACTATCGTTTGTAGGATCTAGGTTCTGGTTCATGTAAAGCAAAGATACTTAAAAAGCCTTTCTCACACCGCGTAGCGGGTTAGAAAGGCTTTGCAATCTATAATTATTTGAATTAGCTCTAGGGAATATTTTAATGTTGTAATTCTTCCTCACCATCCATTAAAGGAACGTTCTGAGGAACAAAATCTTCTTCATGTCCAGGTTTGCTATAATCATAAGCCCAACGGTAAACATGTGGTATAGCTCCTGGCCAGTTTCCATGAATATGTTTTACAGGTGCTGTCCATTCAAGGGTATTAGATCTCCACGGGTTTTGAACAGCCTTTTTACCATAGAAAATGCTATGTGCAAAATTGTAAATAAATACCAACTGGAAAACCCCTCCGATAACAGCAAAAATTGTAATAACGACATTTACATTTGCCAAATCATCAAACAATGGGAAATTTGTATTTGTATAGTAACGTCTTGGTAATCCAGCCATCCCGATAAAATGCATTGGGAAGAAAACTCCATAGGCACAGATAGCAGTCACCCAGAAATGCACGTAGCCTAAATTCTTATTCAACATTCTACCAAACATTTTTGGGAACCAATGGTAAATACCAGCAAACATTCCATAAAGTGCTGAAATACCCATTACTAAGTGGAAGTGTGCTACAACGAAATAAGTATCGTGTACGTTAATATCTAAAGCACTATCTCCAAGTATTATACCTGTTAAACCACCTGTGATGAAAGTTGAAACTAAGCCGATTGAAAATAGCATCGCAGGATTAAATTGGAGGTTACCCTTCCATAAAGTTGTTATATAATTAAACGCTTTTACAGCAGATGGAATAGCGATTAATAATGTTGTAAATGTAAATACAGAACCAAGGAATGGATTCATCCCTGATACGAACATATGGTGACCCCATACTATGGTAGATAAAAATGCAATAGCTAAAATAGATGCTACCATCGCACGATAACCAAAGATTGGTTTCCTCGAGTTAGTGGCAATAATTTCAGAAGTGATTCCTAAAGCTGGGAGAAGTACGATATATACTTCAGGGTGTCCTAAGAACCAAAATAAGTGCTCAAACAATACAGGTGAACCTCCTTGGTAATGCAACACTTCACCTTGTATAAATATATCCGAAAGGAAAAAGGATGTTCCAAAACTTCTATCCATTATCAACAACAACGCGGCTGAAAGAAGTACAGGAAATGAAATAACACCAATAATAGCGGTGATAAAGAATGCCCAAATTGTTAGAGGCAGTCTAGTCATAGACATACCTTTAGTCCTTAAATTAATAACTGTAACGATGTAATTAAGAGAACCTAATAATGAGGAAGCAATGAATATTGCCATAGAAACTAACCAAAGGGTCATACCAGCGCCTGAACCTCCTTGGGCCATTGGTAGGGCGCTTAAAGGCGGATATATTGTCCAACCAGCTGCAGCAGGTCCTGCTTCCACAAAAAGGGAAATAACCATTACAATACTAGACAAGAAAAACAACCAATAGGAAATCATATTCAAAAATCCTGAGGCCATATCTCGTGCACCGATCTGTAACGGAATCAATAGATTACTAAATGTACCACTCAAACCTGCGGTTAGCACAAAAAATACCATGATGGTACCATGAATGGTTACCAACGCCAAATAAATATCGGCGTCCATTACTCCATCAGGAGCCCATTTACCCAATAACGCCTCGAACAAGACATTCGGTTCTTCAGGCCAAGCTATCTGCATCCTAAACATCAAAGACATCATTACACCAATAATTCCCATTATGGTACCTGTAATAAGGTACTGCTTGGCAATCATCTTATGATCTTGACTAAATATATATTTAGTTACAAATGTCTCTTTATGATGATGATGTCCGTGGTCGTCGTGTGCGTGAGTATCTGCGTGTGCTGACATAATCAATAATTCCTTTTATACTAATTTTTTGTAATGCTATTTTGAAATGTTTTTTGCTCCTTCATCCAAGCGTCGAACTCTTCTTGAGTTTCAACAATGATTTTCATCTGCATATTGTAATGAGACTTTCCACAGATCTTGTTACAAAGCAATAAATAATCAAATTCATATTGAACTTCTTGCCCTCTAGCTTCTACTTCTTCCTTATTTTCCACCCTTATTTCATTGATGCGCTGAACCTTCTCAATCATATCTGGTCGTTGGCGCATTTCTGCTGTTGTAACTGTGGGTGTAAATGAAAACTGGGTAATCATACCTGGAACACAGTTCATCTGTGCTCTAAAGTGCGGCATATAAGCAGAGTGCAAAACATCTTGTGATCTCATTTTGAAAAGAACAGGCTTTCCAACAACCAAATGTAATTCAGTTGTAATAATATCATCTTGAGCGTTAGGATCAGTTTCATCCAAACCTAATATGTTGGCTCTATCATTATCGATTAATCTTACATTCGCTAAACCAAGGGTATTATCCGCACCAGAATAACGTGCTTTCCAGTTGAACTGTTGAGCGTAAAGTTCCACTACCATAGGATCATCATCCTCATCAATATTCATAATGCTTGTCCATGTAAACAATCCATAGATTATTAAACCTGCAAGAACTATAACTGGGATAATGGTCCAAATAGCTTCTAATGTGTTGTTATCAGCATAAAATAAAGCCTTTTTACCCTTTTCACCCTTATATTTAAAGGCAAAGTAATGCAGTAAGAACTGTGTTACAATCTGAACGAACATAATGATGACCATTGAAATAATCATCAAATTATCGATACCAGGTCCATGTTCAGAGGCAGCGTCAGAAATGAGTGGTAAATCGCCCCATTTTGCAAACGATATTATGGTTATGACATAGATAAAAATCAAAAAGCCCATCATTAAATAGCCATTGATTCTATTATCCTTGTCATTGGCAACTTGTGTATTTACAGCTCCTACTTGTGACAGATCAAAAATCTTCACCATCTGCCAAATGGCAACTGCAATAAAAAGTACAACTATTATGGTTAAAAAAGCAGTCATTGTCTCTTTTCTTCGTTATATCGTTTGTTAATAATGAAAATGCTCACTCTCTTTAATGAACGGATTGCGTTTTGGTACTAATGGAGCCTTACTTAGGGCTGTAAACACTATAAATAAGAATAGTCCTCCAAATAATAATATAGACCCTATTTCAGGTATTCCTATATACCAACGATCACCAACGGTCGCAGGCATAATCATATTAAATACATCTATATAGTGACCAGCTAAAATTACTATACCAGCCATAACAACAAACCATGGTATTCTCTTGTAATCACTATTCATTAATATTAATAGCGGGAATACAAAATTCATTACTAGCATTCCAAGGAATGGCAATTTATAATCATTAAAGCGGCTCACAAAATAGGTGACTTCTTCAGGAATGTTTGAATACCATATCAACATGAATTGTGAAAACCACAAATACGTCCAAAAAATACTAATGGCGAACATAAATTTCGCTAAGTCGTGCAAATGGCTATCATTAACTAGAGGCAAAAGACCTTTAGATTTTAAATACATTGTTATCATAGCGATAACCGTAATACCACTTACAAACATACTAGCAAATACATACCAACCGAACAAGGTACTAAACCAGTGTGGATCTGTACTCATAATCCAGTCCCAAGACATCATAGATTCTGTATAGATATAGAATACTAGGAAAGCCGCTGAAATTCTAAAATTCTTTATAAAGTTCTTATTATCACTAGCTTCGTCCTGAGCAAGAGAGAATTTTCTTGAAAAATGTCTATACAAACTCCATCCACCTAAGAAAATAACCCCTCTAACTACAAACCAAAACAAACTTAGATATCCCGATTTTCCTTGCAATAATTTATCGTGTGCAACAACCTCAGGATCCATCCAAACAAATAGATTATAATGACCAATTGTACCAGATGCCACAGCTATGGCAAGAACAATTGCACCGCCGGGTAATACATAAGAAGTAATTCCTTCCATCACCCTTAAAACCATTGGTGACCAACCTGCTTGTGATGCATATTGAATTGCATAAAATGCAAGGGCCCCAAGGGCTATCATGAAAAAGAAGAACGCCGCAACATATAAGGCTGCCCAAGGTCGATTTGCTATTTGGTGTTGAACGTGTTCAACATGCTCAGTATGTTCATCAGCATGGTGTTCAGAAGCAGCACCCATATCGGAATGTTCCTCTGAATGGTCTGCAGCAGCATGAAACGTTTCATCAGTGTGAGTTACTTCTTCTGCTACTGCATGAGAAGAATCTACGGACTCTTCTTGGTGAGTATCTTCAGCATGGGTTTCGGCGGTTACATGGTCCATAGTTGCGTGATCTTCCATCACTGCATGATCTGAACCTGCATCATGGCCGCCCTCATGATGGGCTGCCTCTTCAGACAAAATTGCCTCAACTTCTTCAAATGTCTTGTGCGAGGTCAGAAAACCATATATAACACCGATTGCCCCGATGATAATAAGCCCTATGGCAACTGATTTCAATCTATTAGAAAATGTATACATATCTAAATCTAAACTTGTCTAGTCTTTATACTTATTCGTTTGGTATTGCTGTTGTATCTGCAACTTGAGATGCTTCTGCATTCTCAGTTGTGGCGGTCTTATTACCACCGTCTAAAGCATCCTTCAACTGTAACACATAATCAACAACTTGCCAACGTTCTGTCTCATTCAATTGATTTGCATAAGAACCCATGGCATTCTTACCATAATAAATTGTATGGTAAATACTTCCCTCTGTTAAGGTTCTCCCTGGATCATTATAAGCAGGTACTCCAAGTATCTTTTCTCGTTTAACTAAAGTTCCTTGACCATCTCCTTTATTACCATGGCAAATGCCACAATAAATATCATATAAAGCTTTAGTCTCAACCTTACCTAACATGGTAGAATCTAAAGGGTTTTTCAAGTTTGCCTTAGCAGATTCGTAACCTTCGGTTGTATCCTCAAAATCGAATGGCACTTCTCCCCTCGGAACAGAATTCGAAGCGGGTAACTTGGCCTCCTGTTCATTGGCGAATATCTCGTACTCACCATAAGTTTCATATGGTACAGCCTCGTACATCTGTGGCATAAATTGGTAATTCGGTTGGGAATCACTTTTGCATGATTGCATTGTAATTGCTAACGGAACCAAAATAAGTATGTATGCTAACTTTCTCATCAGATAATTAATGGGCATTATCAATTAACTTCACTTCAACAGCACCTGTTTCTTTCAACAAATCTGTTAACTCCTTTTCATTATGGTGAACAGACATTTCAATTAAAAAGTGATCGTCTGTTGTTCTTACATCTGGGTTTTCTGCCTTTTTGAATGGCCACATTCTACTTCTTAGATAGAATGTTATTACCATTAAGTGGGCCGCAAAGAAAACGGTTAACTCAAACATAATTGGCACAAAAGCCGGCATGTTTTGAAAATAACTAAAGCTTGGTTTACCACCTATGTTTTGTGGCCAATCCTCAATCATAATGAAATTCATCATTACGATTGCAACGGTTAAACCAATACACCCATAAATGAAGGATGCAATAGCAATTCTTGTAGGAGCTAACCCCATTGCTTTATCCAAACCGTGCACCGGGAATGGTGTATATATTTCGTCTATGTGATGTTTTTCAGATTTAATGCGCTTTACAGCTGACATTAAAATATCATCATCATTGTAAATAGCGTGAATCACTTTTGAAGCTGCTTCCATATGCTACTATGCGTTAAGTAAATTTTTTGCTTGACCGGCCCAATCATCACGTTCTGCCCTACCCGGGAAAGAACCAGTAATTGAGTCCAGCAAATCATATTCTTTTTTGGTCATTCGGCTTACTTGTTCATAAGAGAAAATTCCTATTCCATTCAATGTTTCTTCCATTTTTGGACCGATACCATTTATTTTCTTCAAATCATCTTTAGTCTGAGCCACTGGATCAAATGTACCTACACTAGCCATTAACTCATCCATCTCATCAGTCTTTTCAATCTTTACCGGTTCATGCGTGATATCTGACACATAAGAACTAGATGTACGTGGGTCCGAACCAGTACCGACTAATGACTTTCCTTCCTCTCTAAGTTTCTTATAACGTTCACCTGAAGATTTCAAAATGGTTTTAACTTCCGCTTGAGCAATTACAGGGAATGTTCTAGCATATAATAAGAATAATACAAAGAAGAATCCAATGGTTCCAATAAATATTCCAATATCAACAAAGGTTGGAGAGAACATTGTCCATGAAGATGGAAGATAATCTCTGTGTAATGAAGTTACGATAATTACAAAACGCTCGAACCACATACCAATATTTACGATAATCGAAATGAAGAACGAGAACATTATACTTGTTCTTAATTTCTTAAACCACATAAATTGTGGAGAGAACACGTTACAAGTCATCATCGACCAATAAGCCCACCAGTAAGGACCTGTTGCACGATTAAGGAATGCATATTGTTCATACTCAACCCCTGAATACCATGCAATAAATAACTCTGTGATATAAGCCACACCAACAATAGAACCTGTAATCATAATTACAATGTTCATTAATTCGATATGTTGTACTGTGATATAATCTTCAAGGTTACACACTTTTCTCATAATAATAAGAAGTGTGTTTACCATAGCAAATCCAGAGAATATCGCACCAGCAACAAAGTAAGGCGGGAAAATCGTTGTATGCCATCCCGGAATTACGGAAGTTGCGAAGTCGAAGGATACAATTGTGTGTACAGAAAGTACAAGTGGTGTAGCTAAACCAGCCAAAACCAGAGATACTTCCTCAAATCTTTGCCAATCTTTTGCACGTCCGGTCCAACCGAAACTCAACAAAGAATATATTTTCTTTTGAAAAGGTCTCCACGCTCTATCGCGAATCATAGCAAAATCTGGAAGCAATCCTGTCCACCAGAAAACTAATGACACCGAAAGGTATGTTGAAATCGCAAATACGTCCCAAAGTAGTGGTGAATTAAAGTTTACCCAAAGAGAACCAAATTGGTTTGGTATAGGTAATACCCAATATCCCAACCAAGGACGACCCATGTGTATGACAGGGAATAAACCTGCCTGAACAACCGAGAAAATTGTCATTGCCTCAGCCGAACGGTTAATGGCCATACGCCATTTTTGCCTAAACAGCAAGAGTACAGCAGAAATCAAGGTCCCTGCGTGACCAATACCTACCCACCAGACGAAGTTGGTAATATCCCAAGCCCATCCGACTGTTTTATTTAATCCCCAGGTTCCAATACCAGTGGATATGGTATAAATGATACACCCAATTCCCCATAGGAAGGCTGCAAGCGAAATAGAAAATACTATCCACCACGATTTATTGGCCTTGCCCTCAACAGGTCTAGCTACATCAACAGATACATCATGATACGATTTCTCGCCTGTTACTAAGGGTCTTCTAATAGGTGCTTCGTAATGAGACGCCATAATCCGTTTTAATTGTTTCTTTATTATTAAACTTCCGTATTTCTAACTTTTACTTGGTACATCACGTTTGGCTCTGTGCCTACGTGTTCAAGTAAATGATACATACGATCGTCTTGTTTTAATTTGCTAACCTTACTTTCCTTGTCATTCACATCTCCAAAAACAAGTGCTCCAGTTGAACAAGCAGCAGAACAAGCAGTTTGGAATTCACCATCTTTAACTGTTCTACCATCTCTCTTGGCATCTAAAATGGTCTTTTGTGTTCTTTGAATACACATTGAACATTTTTCCATTACACCTCTTGAACGAACTACCACATCAGGGTTCAACACCATTCTTCCTAAATCGTTGTTCATGTGGAAATCGAATTCATCGTTTTGGGCATATAAGAACCAGTTGAAACGACGAACTTTATAAGGACAGTTATTCGCACAGTAACGTGTACCCACACATCGGTTATAAGCCATATGGTTTTGACCTTGTCTACCATGTGACGTTGCAGCCACAGGACATACAGTTTCACAAGGTGCATGGTTACAATGCTGACACATTACAGGCTGGAAAGACACTTGTGGATTATCCGCAGGATGTTCCATTTCACCGAACCCTCCTAAAGATCCATTATCCCCCCAAAGACCTGAAAGATTATCTTTTTTCTCATCATCAGATTCAAAAGTTTCTTCAGCCGAATAATAACGGTCGATTCTTAACCAGTGCATATCCCTACTTCTTCTAACTTCTGATTTACCAACAACTGGTACATTGTTTTCCGAATGACAAGCAATAACACAGGCACCACATCCGGTACATGCATTTAAATCTATTGATAAATTGAAATGATGCCCTACCGTTTGATC belongs to Aegicerativicinus sediminis and includes:
- the nrfD gene encoding NrfD/PsrC family molybdoenzyme membrane anchor subunit, which encodes MASHYEAPIRRPLVTGEKSYHDVSVDVARPVEGKANKSWWIVFSISLAAFLWGIGCIIYTISTGIGTWGLNKTVGWAWDITNFVWWVGIGHAGTLISAVLLLFRQKWRMAINRSAEAMTIFSVVQAGLFPVIHMGRPWLGYWVLPIPNQFGSLWVNFNSPLLWDVFAISTYLSVSLVFWWTGLLPDFAMIRDRAWRPFQKKIYSLLSFGWTGRAKDWQRFEEVSLVLAGLATPLVLSVHTIVSFDFATSVIPGWHTTIFPPYFVAGAIFSGFAMVNTLLIIMRKVCNLEDYITVQHIELMNIVIMITGSIVGVAYITELFIAWYSGVEYEQYAFLNRATGPYWWAYWSMMTCNVFSPQFMWFKKLRTSIMFSFFISIIVNIGMWFERFVIIVTSLHRDYLPSSWTMFSPTFVDIGIFIGTIGFFFVLFLLYARTFPVIAQAEVKTILKSSGERYKKLREEGKSLVGTGSDPRTSSSYVSDITHEPVKIEKTDEMDELMASVGTFDPVAQTKDDLKKINGIGPKMEETLNGIGIFSYEQVSRMTKKEYDLLDSITGSFPGRAERDDWAGQAKNLLNA